A region of the Propionispora vibrioides genome:
GGCAGGATCCCGTTAAAGACTCTCTCAACAACATATTTAGTAACGATAAACATTTTTAAACGATATATTATATTGCACTAGGAGAGAGGACTTTGACGGGATCGTACTCAACTGAAAGTTTCTTATCAGGTCTTAGCTGGAGAAATATTGCTTTGAGCTGGATTTACCGTCACTACTTTACTCTTTTTTTTTACGATTAATAACGCAATCGTGCAAATAATGCCAGGTAAAGCAAACAGCATAAAGCAACTGCTAATAGGCACATCATAAGCTATTAAGGCTCCCCCCAATGTAGGCGCTATCACTCCGCCCAGTTGACCAATCCCAAGACCAAAACCCACTCCAGTGGAACGAACATTATCAGGATAATACTGCGATACGAAGGCACTAAGTAAACTGTGAGCAGCAAAGAAGAAAAATCCTGTTAAGGCTATGAGTAAGAATAAAATAATGACATTACTGGGCATTCCCATGAAACCGAGGGAAGCAGCGCCTAAAATATAAAGCAAAATTAACAGTTTTTTACTTAGTCCTTTTCTATCAGCATAAGTACTCCAGGCAACTGTACCGATTACCGTACCTACATTAAGAAAAATACTAACATATAAACCAAGTGATAACGACAGTCCTTGATATACCATAAGGCCAGGCAGCCACGTAATTAAAAAGTTAATCACCAATATTCCCATGAAATACATAATACAAAATAGGACTGTACTTAAGGCCAAATTGTTTTTAAATAATGCAATAAGCGGTACTTTCCCATTATTTTCTTCAAGAGCAGCCTCATTTTTATCATATAATTTGTATTCTTCATCAGTTATCCTATTTTTGTAGTTTGCATCTATTTTAGCCAGTGTTGATTCAAGCTCAGCAAATTCTCCTCTTTTAATAAGAAACCGAGCTGATTCCGGTATGCTCTTAATTAATATAGGCAGTAACAGCAATGGAATAGCTGCAAACCATATAATAGAGCGCCATCCTGTTATAGGGATAAATACAATACCCATTAAAGGTGCAAGTATGCCACCAAATTGGTATCCACACAAAGCAAGCGTAATAGCTACGTTCTTTATTGTTTTAGGCGCATATTCTGATAATAGACCAACTGTTATTGGTAAGGCACCACCGAATCCAATCCCCCCCAAAAATCTGCACCAAGCGAAAATCTGAGCATTGGGAGCAAACGCAGAAATAGTAATAAAAACAGTGTAACTAACGAATGAAAAGATCAATACTTTTTTATGACCAAATTTCTCTGAAAAAGGACTTAGAACAATAGCGCCGCTCATCAGACCAAAAATCCCATAACTTCCAATGACCCCTAGATCAGTAGGTGACAGTGTCCATTCTTTCATTATTAGCGGTATAATAGACCCATAAACAGCTAAGTTATATCCTTCCAGAGTAATAATAAATACACACCATAGTAATAGCTTTAAGTGAAAATTGTTAAATTTACTTTCATCCAAAAAGTTTTTAATAGACATTTTCGAACTCCTTTGCCAATTATTTTTTTAACTGAATAATTTATTAGATAGAAATTATTTTAAATGTTCAGAAATATATTCTTAAAAAAATTTATTTCTTTATTACGTTAATCACCATTGCACCTTAAATAAGCGCATTATTTCCCAAACGAAATAACTGTTTTTTCTTTGCCCGTCCCTCCTAGCCTTGCTAATTTATTATTGCATTAATGCAAGTTCATTGTAGCATCTTTATATATTTATGCGTTGTGATAATATGTCGCTAAATTGCGAAATGAAAGTAATGCTTGATTTCCCGAGAGATAATAAAAAAGCAGGACCCCATTCCGGAATCCTGCTTTACGGAAAGTGTCTGCCACTTATTCCGTAATTTATATCAAACTTATATTCTCTTATTCTCTTCTACTTTTTTAATTTAGAAACTTTAATCAAAATATTATCTTTTTTGCGGCCTAAAAGATAATATACAAAAAGATTAACCATCATTATAGCAGACGATAGTAGATACATTGTAGAATAATTTGTATATGAAGCAACTAATCCTAATACATACGCTCCTACGCCAATGCCAATATCAAAAAACAAAAAGTAAGTCGCTGTTGCTAGTCCCTTACGCTGATTTGGACATGTGTTTACTGCCATAGCCTGAAACGATGGATGCAATGCGCCAAACCCGAGACCAATAACTAATCCCGCTGCTAAAAACCCAGTTGAATCTTGTATTTGGCTTAATCCAACCATGCCGATTGTAAATATAATCATAGCGGGATAAATAATATAATTAGCTCCTTTTTGATCAAATAGCCTCCCTATAAAAGGCCGGGGTACTACAATAGCAATGGCATACAGTGCAAAAAATGCACTAGCTGTCTCTATTATTCCAAGATTTTTTGCATAAGTTGGAACAAACGCCAATATTCCACCATAAACAAGTGCAAGTAAAAAACCAGTTATTGCAGCCGGCAGTGCCTTTAGTTCAATAAAATCCCTCCAACTCGTTGATTTTGTTAGTTTTTCTTTGGTTTCAGGTTTAGAGCCAGAAACTTTAGTGAACATTCCGAAAAGAAACGCCAGGAGAGCCATCCCGCCACAAACGCCATACAATATTGTAAAGCTATAATGAAGGACAATCGTCAAACTCATAAAAGGTCCTAAAACCATAGCAAGGCTAGTGAACATAGCAAGATAGCCGATTCCTTCTCCTTTACGGCTTTCAGGAGCAACTATTGCTGCTATTGTCGATGTAGAAGTAGTTCCCATGCCAAATCCAATTCCATGAAACAATCGTAAAATCAACAAAATCAAAATACTTTGTACCCCTATATAACTAACACTGGTCAATAAAAACAACGCAAGTGAAATTAATAGAAAAAATTTCTTATCAAGTTCATCAATCCACTTACCGGCGAATGGCCGGCATGCGACGGCACCTATTTGAAAAAAAGTAACCGCAAGTCCAACGGCATGATTATCTTCCTTCAAGACATCAACCACAAATATCGGTAATGCCGTTATTAATGCATAATGCGTCATAAACTGAAAAAAACAACTTAAACACATACCTGTAAAACTCAGAGTCCACAACGATGGTTTCTTATCCATTCATTACACCTTCTCTTTCCTAACCGGATATATATTTTGCTAACCGACCAGCTTAGCTTGGCGGCTAGGCTGTTTTCCATATAATCGCAAACAAAGGGGCAACAGCCTATCTAACTGCTTTGCCCCTAAGAAACTATTTCCTCTTTTTAAGCTCACACAAAATCAGGGATAGACCCAAAAGTATTATCGTGGTTCCTTACTTTCTTAGAAAAAGATGACCATGAGCTGGCCAAATTGCTAAATTTACATAGCGTAAATTCGGCTCGAAGATTATTTTTCATCTAAATGGAATACCCTAGAAAAATTGCCTCCCATTAATTTTTTCATCC
Encoded here:
- a CDS encoding MFS transporter, translating into MSIKNFLDESKFNNFHLKLLLWCVFIITLEGYNLAVYGSIIPLIMKEWTLSPTDLGVIGSYGIFGLMSGAIVLSPFSEKFGHKKVLIFSFVSYTVFITISAFAPNAQIFAWCRFLGGIGFGGALPITVGLLSEYAPKTIKNVAITLALCGYQFGGILAPLMGIVFIPITGWRSIIWFAAIPLLLLPILIKSIPESARFLIKRGEFAELESTLAKIDANYKNRITDEEYKLYDKNEAALEENNGKVPLIALFKNNLALSTVLFCIMYFMGILVINFLITWLPGLMVYQGLSLSLGLYVSIFLNVGTVIGTVAWSTYADRKGLSKKLLILLYILGAASLGFMGMPSNVIILFLLIALTGFFFFAAHSLLSAFVSQYYPDNVRSTGVGFGLGIGQLGGVIAPTLGGALIAYDVPISSCFMLFALPGIICTIALLIVKKKSKVVTVNPAQSNISPAKT
- a CDS encoding MFS transporter — translated: MDKKPSLWTLSFTGMCLSCFFQFMTHYALITALPIFVVDVLKEDNHAVGLAVTFFQIGAVACRPFAGKWIDELDKKFFLLISLALFLLTSVSYIGVQSILILLILRLFHGIGFGMGTTSTSTIAAIVAPESRKGEGIGYLAMFTSLAMVLGPFMSLTIVLHYSFTILYGVCGGMALLAFLFGMFTKVSGSKPETKEKLTKSTSWRDFIELKALPAAITGFLLALVYGGILAFVPTYAKNLGIIETASAFFALYAIAIVVPRPFIGRLFDQKGANYIIYPAMIIFTIGMVGLSQIQDSTGFLAAGLVIGLGFGALHPSFQAMAVNTCPNQRKGLATATYFLFFDIGIGVGAYVLGLVASYTNYSTMYLLSSAIMMVNLFVYYLLGRKKDNILIKVSKLKK